The proteins below come from a single Dermatophilaceae bacterium Soc4.6 genomic window:
- a CDS encoding sulfotransferase, with the protein MTEASPRPIFIVGCQRSGTTMLRLMLDSHPRISCGPETRFLEDLERIVGDDWKRLQQFGFTQDEWLARLRTFFGGIQADYAQSRGKARWADKSPRYALHIPFLHQLFPDAQFVHVIRDGRDVAVSHRKRFGYWSSVKSSVKWPRYIKAARGAGASLSSDTYHELRYDQLVSDPEATLRDLLSFLGEEWDPTLLDFTKAKHDVPDRYAKQHAARNASAGTDASVYASRVGTYRTELDPVVRSLFWVTSRSTLKQLGY; encoded by the coding sequence ATGACCGAGGCGTCGCCCCGGCCCATCTTCATCGTCGGTTGTCAACGGTCGGGGACGACCATGTTGCGGCTGATGCTCGACTCGCACCCTCGCATCAGCTGTGGCCCCGAGACCCGTTTCCTCGAGGACCTCGAGCGCATCGTCGGCGACGACTGGAAGCGGCTGCAGCAGTTCGGCTTCACGCAGGACGAGTGGCTCGCCCGGCTGCGGACCTTCTTCGGGGGGATCCAGGCCGACTACGCACAGTCCCGCGGCAAGGCCAGGTGGGCCGACAAGAGTCCCCGCTACGCACTGCACATCCCCTTCCTGCACCAGCTCTTTCCCGATGCCCAGTTCGTCCACGTCATCCGGGACGGCCGCGACGTGGCCGTGAGCCACCGCAAGCGCTTCGGCTACTGGTCGAGCGTCAAGTCGTCGGTCAAGTGGCCGCGTTACATCAAGGCCGCCCGCGGCGCGGGGGCGTCGCTCTCGTCGGACACGTATCACGAGCTGCGCTACGACCAGCTCGTCTCCGACCCCGAGGCGACCCTGAGGGACCTCCTGTCCTTCCTCGGTGAGGAGTGGGACCCGACCCTGCTCGACTTCACCAAGGCCAAGCACGACGTGCCCGACCGCTACGCGAAGCAGCACGCGGCCCGCAACGCCTCGGCGGGCACCGACGCCAGCGTCTACGCCTCCCGGGTCGGGACCTACCGCACCGAGCTGGACCCCGTGGTCCGCTCGCTGTTCTGGGTCACCTCACGCAGCACCCTCAAGCAGCTCGGCTACTGA
- a CDS encoding Wzz/FepE/Etk N-terminal domain-containing protein: MEILEYLRVARRRWWVLVLVPVVAAALAAAFILLQPSTFTATATVNSGALVGNDGSPFSGTQAAQSFVSAFQAASSNPSVKAKVATATGVSPSDQTDGVTVTPVGSSSDVQVVYSGLTAKKTSAVVSETARQSLDLIFSSRAAAATATRDRAVQAAQEANAAIAALAVKYKIADPPRAYQAALSQVGSLQQQQAQLRASGNAAGAAAMDAPIASAQSSLARYIPILAEYNNLAATQAATQQDLAATQAQYRMGVSLQSAAQGDSIIYVGQALPTSRLSALVTTVIPVFGAGIFLGILLVVLLEVISRLRQAARAERTEREAVDSSPDDVGTRVSRRPRGTDTTGDEQAWTTDPPVAEPASRSSSR; encoded by the coding sequence ATGGAGATCTTGGAGTACCTTCGCGTTGCCCGGCGCCGCTGGTGGGTTCTCGTCCTCGTTCCGGTGGTGGCTGCCGCGCTCGCAGCGGCGTTCATCCTCCTGCAGCCCTCGACCTTCACGGCGACGGCGACGGTCAACTCCGGTGCCCTCGTCGGCAACGACGGCAGCCCGTTCAGCGGGACGCAGGCGGCCCAGTCGTTCGTCAGTGCCTTCCAGGCTGCGTCCAGCAACCCGTCGGTCAAGGCCAAGGTCGCGACGGCCACCGGGGTGTCTCCCTCCGACCAGACCGACGGGGTGACCGTGACACCGGTCGGCTCCAGCAGCGACGTCCAGGTCGTCTACAGCGGGCTGACGGCGAAGAAGACCAGCGCTGTGGTCTCCGAGACGGCGCGCCAGTCCCTCGACCTCATCTTCTCCTCACGGGCTGCCGCAGCCACCGCCACCCGTGACCGTGCCGTTCAGGCGGCTCAGGAGGCGAACGCTGCCATCGCCGCGCTCGCGGTCAAGTACAAGATCGCCGATCCGCCCCGGGCCTACCAGGCCGCCCTCAGCCAGGTCGGCTCGCTCCAGCAGCAGCAGGCCCAGCTGCGGGCCTCTGGGAACGCCGCCGGCGCTGCGGCGATGGACGCCCCGATCGCCAGTGCCCAGTCGTCGCTCGCGCGGTACATCCCGATCCTCGCGGAGTACAACAACCTCGCTGCGACCCAGGCGGCGACGCAGCAGGACCTCGCCGCGACGCAGGCGCAGTACCGCATGGGTGTCTCGCTGCAGAGTGCGGCCCAAGGTGACAGCATCATCTACGTCGGGCAGGCGCTCCCCACGTCACGGCTGTCGGCGCTCGTGACCACCGTGATCCCCGTCTTCGGAGCCGGCATCTTCCTCGGCATCCTGCTCGTGGTGCTTCTGGAGGTCATCTCCCGCCTGCGCCAGGCCGCCCGGGCCGAGCGCACCGAGAGGGAGGCCGTGGACTCGAGCCCCGACGACGTGGGCACCCGGGTCTCCCGCCGCCCGCGTGGCACCGACACGACGGGCGACGAGCAGGCCTGGACCACCGACCCGCCTGTCGCTGAGCCGGCCAGCCGTTCGTCGTCGCGCTGA
- a CDS encoding sulfotransferase domain-containing protein translates to MTAPRMTGSARAALSILRARVARGPRMTPGYLVVGTKRGGSTSLADWIAEHPRVGPCGTGKGTHYFDIHHGRGRRWYDAQFPRVEEGYELTGESSPYYMFHPSAPAWIAAELASVKVIACLRDPVERAFSHHAYEVARGHETETFERALDLEPERLEGEADRLAADPTYPAHHWRYHAYLRRGHYAEQIATYQQLLGPSRVLVVQSETLFAFPDAQMQRVFDFLDLPAYDDPTRRALNAGRPRGAMSSATRARLEAYYRPLNAALYSLPGVDLRWDDSLPEVTTAHPAQAATGAA, encoded by the coding sequence ATGACGGCACCACGGATGACAGGCAGTGCCCGTGCCGCTCTCTCGATCCTGCGGGCCCGCGTCGCCCGTGGTCCGCGGATGACCCCCGGATACCTGGTCGTGGGCACCAAGCGCGGCGGGTCGACGTCGCTCGCCGACTGGATCGCCGAGCACCCTCGCGTCGGCCCCTGTGGCACGGGCAAGGGCACCCACTACTTCGATATCCACCATGGTCGGGGTCGCCGATGGTATGACGCCCAGTTCCCCCGGGTCGAGGAGGGGTATGAGCTGACCGGTGAGTCGAGCCCGTACTACATGTTCCACCCCAGTGCGCCCGCCTGGATCGCCGCCGAGCTCGCGTCGGTGAAGGTGATCGCCTGTCTGCGCGACCCCGTCGAGCGAGCCTTTTCGCACCATGCCTACGAGGTGGCCCGAGGTCACGAGACGGAGACCTTCGAGCGCGCCCTCGACCTCGAGCCGGAGCGTCTGGAGGGTGAGGCCGATCGACTGGCGGCCGACCCGACCTACCCGGCCCACCACTGGAGGTACCACGCCTACCTGCGGCGTGGCCACTACGCAGAGCAGATCGCGACCTACCAGCAGCTGCTCGGCCCCTCGCGAGTGCTGGTCGTGCAGAGCGAGACGCTCTTCGCCTTCCCCGATGCGCAGATGCAGCGCGTCTTCGACTTCCTCGATCTCCCTGCCTACGACGACCCGACGCGCCGCGCGCTCAACGCCGGGCGACCCCGGGGAGCCATGTCGTCGGCGACCCGGGCCCGCCTCGAGGCCTACTACCGACCACTGAACGCCGCCCTCTACTCACTGCCCGGCGTGGACCTGCGCTGGGACGACAGCTTGCCCGAGGTGACTACCGCTCATCCTGCCCAGGCCGCCACCGGCGCCGCCTGA
- a CDS encoding O-antigen ligase family protein produces MVVAGAAVVSGYNLVGGDKKLAVLPVIAVVAVGLGILALTRFSGFVLLILAVRPVLDVLKLSGSTTGTTVGNTATNRGLDPSSIVGVLFLIAAILWLAGRVRTKTFIGGSRVQLAMAAFISGSIISVAGSGHAQASALECLRIGTVLMMFVVLNQIITSRDMLNKVISACFVGLCFPLAYTLYGFVLGHPTSELKGGFTRITGPFSQANTFARYLAFLVVFGVAIYPYVAPRLKFVLAGLLALSTVFMLLTVTRTAIIGALVAVVFLAWVQRRKGIALSLVVVMAGALLIPGVAARFGNLSDSSTAGSAPTGNTLAWRLNYWTEVLPLANRNPVTGIGLNGTQYETDVAKQPHNDVIRAYVETGVVGLFGYLSMLIALMGVGRRAMSRSVRGTFEHAVGAGSLAATLTFVLGSLAANVMSNVVTLFPVFAFAACASYVSRSKGRSLSDAQRAEVGAPVS; encoded by the coding sequence GTGGTGGTAGCCGGTGCGGCCGTCGTCAGCGGATACAACCTGGTCGGCGGCGACAAGAAGCTCGCGGTGCTGCCGGTCATCGCCGTGGTCGCGGTGGGTCTGGGCATCCTCGCCCTCACCCGCTTCAGCGGTTTCGTGCTGCTCATCCTCGCCGTGCGCCCTGTCCTGGATGTGCTCAAGCTGAGTGGCAGCACCACGGGGACCACGGTCGGCAACACGGCGACCAACCGGGGGCTCGACCCGTCGAGCATCGTCGGAGTCCTCTTCCTCATCGCGGCGATCCTGTGGCTGGCCGGCCGGGTCCGCACCAAGACCTTCATCGGCGGGTCGCGGGTGCAGTTGGCGATGGCCGCCTTCATCTCCGGAAGCATCATCAGCGTGGCGGGATCGGGACACGCTCAGGCGAGCGCCCTCGAGTGCCTGCGCATCGGCACCGTGCTGATGATGTTCGTCGTCCTCAACCAGATCATCACCAGCCGCGACATGCTGAACAAGGTGATCAGCGCGTGCTTCGTCGGGCTGTGCTTCCCGCTGGCCTACACCCTCTACGGGTTCGTCCTCGGCCACCCGACCTCCGAGCTCAAGGGTGGCTTCACGCGCATCACCGGTCCGTTCAGCCAGGCCAACACCTTCGCCCGGTACCTTGCCTTCCTCGTCGTCTTCGGGGTCGCCATCTACCCCTACGTCGCTCCTCGACTCAAGTTCGTGTTGGCCGGGCTGCTGGCCCTGTCCACGGTCTTCATGCTCCTGACCGTCACCCGCACCGCGATCATCGGCGCGCTGGTCGCCGTCGTCTTCCTGGCCTGGGTGCAGCGCCGAAAGGGCATCGCCCTCAGTCTCGTGGTCGTCATGGCCGGCGCTCTGCTCATTCCCGGGGTCGCCGCGCGCTTCGGTAACCTCAGCGACTCCAGCACCGCGGGCTCCGCGCCCACTGGCAACACGCTGGCGTGGCGCCTGAACTACTGGACCGAGGTCCTGCCCCTGGCCAACCGCAACCCGGTGACGGGGATCGGGCTCAACGGCACGCAGTACGAGACCGACGTCGCTAAGCAGCCCCACAACGACGTCATCCGGGCCTACGTCGAGACGGGCGTGGTGGGGCTCTTCGGATATCTCAGCATGTTGATCGCCCTGATGGGTGTGGGTCGTCGGGCCATGTCGAGATCGGTGCGGGGTACCTTCGAGCACGCGGTGGGGGCGGGGTCGCTGGCGGCGACCCTGACCTTCGTCCTCGGCAGCCTCGCCGCCAACGTCATGTCCAACGTCGTCACCCTGTTCCCGGTCTTCGCCTTTGCTGCCTGCGCCTCATACGTGTCCCGGTCGAAGGGCAGGAGCCTCAGCGACGCGCAACGCGCCGAGGTGGGCGCACCCGTTTCCTGA
- a CDS encoding oligosaccharide flippase family protein, translating into MTMTKAGGAAAKKGRDREGMARGGGLNLIGAIVQQLSQLLIVFAVARLAGKEDVGRYALCFALISLLGLLSLAGFRAGLTRFVAMHLADGDSARLRGTVRLGLGITASGSLVIAVVLAAIAPRVASLMGDPGLTAGVRLVALSLVPSSMAEAALAATQGWRSQKAFTLIGRIFDPLSRLALTSVLLLLGLDYLAALIAFAAVSWVTAVLALGALARRMRHVPKARPVHELGDLMSFSMVSWLSALAATGLIWADTLILGAMTNEGEVGVYNVATRMVGLAVFVLPPITATFSPHMAHLYHVGDFREAGKAYGSATRWTLLLSMPAFVVLVVFPGDLLHLFGDGFAAGAVVTLVLAVGQLVGAAAGPCGVVLNMSGRVGLSLLDNGLVLVLNIVLNLLLIPRMGILGAAIAWSSSIVVVNLVKLAQARLVVGIPPVGAMTGRIATAAFVAACGGVIVQDRVTGWLPAILMGSAAVGVIYVTLIVTLGTHPEDAAMAQRLFRRRAGKRARSAI; encoded by the coding sequence ATGACCATGACCAAGGCGGGGGGAGCGGCGGCGAAGAAGGGGCGCGACCGCGAGGGGATGGCTCGCGGTGGCGGCCTCAACCTCATCGGTGCGATCGTCCAGCAGCTGAGCCAGCTGCTCATCGTCTTCGCCGTCGCCCGGTTGGCGGGCAAGGAGGACGTGGGCCGGTATGCGCTGTGCTTCGCCCTCATCTCGCTGCTGGGCCTGCTGTCGCTGGCTGGCTTCCGGGCCGGTCTGACCCGGTTCGTGGCCATGCACCTGGCCGACGGCGACTCGGCGCGGCTGCGGGGGACGGTGCGGCTCGGGCTGGGCATCACGGCTTCCGGCTCCCTGGTCATCGCCGTGGTCCTGGCGGCGATCGCGCCCCGGGTCGCCTCGTTGATGGGTGACCCGGGGCTCACCGCCGGGGTGCGCCTCGTGGCGCTGTCGCTCGTGCCGTCGTCGATGGCAGAGGCCGCGTTGGCCGCGACGCAGGGGTGGCGCAGCCAGAAGGCTTTCACCTTGATCGGCCGCATCTTCGACCCGCTCTCGAGACTGGCCCTGACCTCCGTGCTGCTCCTGCTCGGTCTGGACTACCTGGCGGCCTTGATCGCGTTCGCGGCCGTGTCCTGGGTGACCGCCGTCCTCGCCCTGGGCGCACTGGCGCGCCGGATGCGACATGTGCCCAAGGCGCGGCCCGTCCACGAGCTGGGCGACCTGATGAGCTTCTCCATGGTCAGCTGGCTGTCGGCGCTGGCCGCGACGGGGTTGATCTGGGCCGACACCCTGATCCTCGGGGCGATGACGAACGAGGGGGAGGTCGGCGTCTACAACGTCGCCACCCGCATGGTGGGCCTCGCGGTGTTCGTCCTGCCACCGATCACGGCCACGTTCTCGCCGCACATGGCGCACCTCTACCACGTGGGCGACTTCCGCGAGGCCGGCAAGGCCTACGGCTCCGCGACCCGGTGGACGCTGCTGCTCTCGATGCCGGCCTTCGTCGTGCTCGTGGTCTTCCCCGGCGACCTGCTGCACCTCTTCGGCGACGGGTTCGCGGCCGGCGCCGTGGTGACGCTCGTGCTGGCCGTCGGACAGCTCGTGGGCGCAGCGGCCGGTCCCTGCGGTGTCGTGCTCAACATGAGCGGTCGGGTGGGGCTGAGCCTGCTCGACAACGGTCTGGTCCTCGTGCTCAACATCGTGCTCAACCTGTTGCTCATCCCGCGGATGGGCATCCTCGGGGCGGCGATCGCCTGGAGCAGCTCGATCGTCGTGGTCAACCTGGTCAAGCTGGCCCAGGCACGTCTCGTGGTCGGGATCCCCCCGGTCGGGGCCATGACGGGGAGGATCGCCACCGCCGCCTTCGTCGCCGCCTGCGGTGGCGTGATCGTGCAGGATCGGGTGACCGGCTGGCTACCCGCGATCCTCATGGGGAGTGCTGCGGTGGGTGTGATCTACGTCACACTTATTGTCACTCTCGGGACCCACCCGGAAGACGCCGCTATGGCCCAGCGATTGTTCCGCCGTCGTGCGGGGAAGCGGGCCCGGAGCGCGATCTGA
- a CDS encoding sulfite exporter TauE/SafE family protein, with the protein MTIDWLLVAASLGIGIVVGLTGMGGGALMTPVLVLVFGIPPLTAVSSDLVAAAVMKPVGGLVHLRRGTVNLELVKWLCVGSVPTAFAGVFVLKGLGNGETMQHGIQIALGVALLIAAAGLAIRAYTRLLERARRRDGRAEPLPQDRPEVTLRKVPTVLVGAVGGLVVGMTSVGSGSLIIIALMALYPTLKASQLVGTDLVQAVPLVAAAAVAHVVGGDFKLSLTLSLLIGCVPGAWIGARLSSRAPGGIIRRALAFVLLASAVKLLGVSTAWTGVILLVALAVAPVVWMLVRRRHGFPALARRSTRPQGPGVVSADVAAR; encoded by the coding sequence ATGACCATCGACTGGCTCCTCGTGGCTGCCTCGCTCGGCATCGGCATCGTGGTCGGCCTCACCGGAATGGGTGGCGGCGCCCTCATGACCCCGGTGCTGGTGCTGGTCTTCGGCATCCCACCGCTGACCGCGGTCTCGTCCGACCTCGTCGCGGCGGCCGTGATGAAGCCGGTGGGCGGGCTCGTGCACCTCCGGCGGGGGACGGTCAACCTCGAGCTGGTGAAGTGGCTCTGCGTCGGATCGGTCCCGACGGCCTTCGCGGGGGTCTTCGTCCTTAAGGGCCTGGGTAACGGCGAGACGATGCAGCACGGCATCCAGATCGCGCTGGGCGTGGCGCTGCTCATCGCGGCCGCCGGCCTCGCCATCCGCGCTTACACCCGCCTGCTCGAGCGCGCCCGGCGCCGCGACGGTCGCGCCGAGCCCCTGCCCCAGGACCGGCCCGAGGTCACGCTCCGCAAGGTCCCGACCGTGCTCGTGGGCGCCGTCGGCGGGCTCGTCGTCGGGATGACCTCGGTCGGCTCGGGCTCGCTGATCATCATCGCGCTCATGGCCCTCTACCCGACGCTCAAGGCCAGCCAGCTCGTCGGCACCGACCTCGTGCAGGCGGTCCCGCTGGTCGCCGCCGCGGCGGTGGCCCACGTCGTCGGGGGCGACTTCAAGCTGTCGCTCACCCTGTCCCTGCTCATCGGCTGCGTGCCCGGGGCCTGGATCGGTGCCCGGCTGTCGTCGCGGGCGCCCGGGGGCATCATCCGCCGTGCCCTCGCGTTCGTGCTGCTCGCCTCAGCCGTCAAGCTGCTCGGAGTCAGCACCGCCTGGACCGGGGTCATCCTGCTCGTCGCCCTGGCCGTTGCCCCCGTGGTGTGGATGCTGGTGCGCCGCCGCCACGGCTTCCCCGCGCTCGCTCGCCGGAGCACCCGACCACAGGGCCCCGGAGTGGTGTCCGCCGACGTTGCTGCGCGATGA
- the cysC gene encoding adenylyl-sulfate kinase → MSPGSAPSMVVDRLVLADLELVLDGVLPAGRHLGGPVTVAAAHEPAVSRTVVQVPSALAATALEAGALVLVDEEQTPLARLTELTELTGSDEGTDLLGLLGRERRRESGAGRAVALDLRRRPEAGTSLVVLARPPLASDLDRVLTHRAAATPPTAPTAGHVLLLVPDHRQDTAGVPTHVQLALASALAARLEAARPGLAASVSTAPLAWRDPASDSALVARLADHLQVGTPLLLTSDVTLDPSGVDWATGLQSLVAGEPSALLDPADLPVLRRWRRPRSRSGLVVFFTGFSGSGKSTIARALHEHLLEQGDRTVSLLDGDVVRQMLSSGLGFDRAGRTLNIRRIGFVAAEVAKHGGIAICAPVAPYDSGRKEARSMAEEVGDFLLVHVSTPLLECERRDLKGLYAKARAGVVPEFTGISDPYDVPDDADLTIDTTDTSTADAVARIVHLLAGGGWIKEIS, encoded by the coding sequence GTGAGCCCCGGCTCCGCCCCGTCGATGGTGGTCGACCGTCTGGTGCTCGCCGACCTCGAGCTGGTGCTGGACGGCGTGCTCCCCGCCGGGCGTCACCTCGGCGGTCCGGTGACGGTCGCGGCAGCCCACGAGCCCGCGGTCTCCCGCACAGTCGTGCAGGTCCCGTCGGCCCTCGCGGCCACCGCCCTGGAGGCGGGCGCCCTCGTGCTCGTCGACGAGGAGCAGACCCCGCTGGCCCGGCTCACCGAGCTCACCGAGCTCACCGGCAGCGACGAGGGGACCGACCTGCTCGGTCTGCTCGGGCGCGAGCGGAGACGCGAGAGCGGGGCCGGCCGGGCCGTGGCCCTCGACCTGCGTCGGCGTCCTGAGGCCGGCACGTCGCTGGTCGTGCTCGCCCGGCCCCCCCTGGCCTCCGACCTCGATCGGGTCCTCACCCACCGCGCCGCCGCCACCCCACCCACCGCACCCACCGCCGGCCACGTCCTGCTGCTCGTGCCCGACCACCGCCAGGACACCGCGGGGGTGCCCACGCACGTGCAGCTCGCGTTGGCCTCGGCCCTGGCCGCCCGCCTCGAGGCCGCTCGTCCCGGTCTCGCCGCCTCGGTGAGCACGGCCCCACTGGCCTGGCGCGACCCGGCGAGCGACAGCGCTCTGGTGGCCCGGCTGGCCGACCACCTCCAGGTGGGGACGCCGCTGCTGCTCACGTCCGACGTCACCCTCGACCCCTCCGGGGTCGACTGGGCCACCGGTCTGCAGTCCCTCGTGGCCGGGGAGCCCAGTGCGCTCCTCGACCCCGCTGACCTCCCGGTGCTGCGCCGGTGGCGTCGCCCACGCTCCCGCTCCGGCCTCGTGGTCTTCTTCACGGGCTTCTCCGGCTCCGGCAAGTCGACGATCGCCCGGGCGCTGCACGAGCACCTGCTGGAGCAGGGCGACCGCACGGTCAGCCTGCTCGACGGCGACGTCGTGCGCCAGATGCTCTCCTCCGGGCTCGGCTTCGACCGGGCCGGCCGCACCCTCAACATCCGGCGCATCGGCTTCGTCGCGGCCGAGGTCGCGAAGCACGGCGGCATCGCCATCTGCGCACCGGTCGCTCCATACGACTCAGGTCGCAAGGAGGCCCGGTCGATGGCAGAGGAGGTCGGTGACTTCCTGCTCGTGCACGTGAGCACTCCGCTGCTGGAGTGCGAGCGCCGAGACCTCAAGGGTCTCTACGCCAAGGCCAGGGCCGGTGTCGTGCCCGAGTTCACCGGCATCTCCGACCCCTACGACGTGCCTGACGACGCCGACCTGACCATCGACACCACCGACACGTCGACCGCCGACGCCGTCGCCCGCATCGTCCACCTGCTCGCGGGTGGCGGCTGGATCAAGGAGATCTCATGA